A genomic stretch from Georgenia muralis includes:
- a CDS encoding nitroreductase family deazaflavin-dependent oxidoreductase: MEYGPSPQRWVREQVEEYEASGGTRGTTLRGHLPVVVMTMRGARSGKVRKVPVMRVEHEGAYLAVASQGGAPAHPAWYHNLLADPAVRLQDGPEVVDVRARLLTGAERAAWWERAVAAFPDYAAYQERTEREIPLFVLEPQT; this comes from the coding sequence ATGGAGTACGGCCCCAGCCCTCAGCGGTGGGTGCGTGAGCAGGTCGAGGAGTACGAGGCCTCGGGCGGGACGCGCGGGACCACCCTGCGCGGGCACCTGCCGGTCGTCGTCATGACGATGCGGGGCGCGCGCAGCGGCAAGGTCCGCAAGGTCCCGGTCATGCGGGTCGAGCACGAGGGCGCCTACCTCGCCGTCGCCTCCCAGGGCGGCGCCCCGGCCCACCCGGCCTGGTACCACAACCTGCTCGCCGACCCCGCGGTGCGCCTGCAGGACGGCCCCGAGGTCGTCGACGTGCGGGCCCGGCTGCTCACCGGGGCCGAGCGCGCCGCGTGGTGGGAGCGTGCCGTGGCCGCCTTCCCGGACTACGCCGCGTACCAGGAGCGCACCGAGCGCGAGATCCCGCTGTTCGTCCTCGAGCCGCAGACCTGA